GAGGTAAGTGGTGATAAGCAAGCAGGTGAAGTGCTTCCATGTTCCGAAGATCCAATCATGAAGGGGATCAATGTTTGTAAGGGTGAGGTGAAACGCAAAGTAAAACAAATAGGGGAAAATAACTACACACTCACGGCAGTCCGAGGTTCTAAAAACAACGGTCAAAATATTAAGATTCAAGGGCTTAATCTTAGCCCCTCGATTCCAAGCTACGGAGTTGTGAGTAATAAGAATGATGAGGAACCCGATGAAATCCAACTGCCAAGCAGTGGTTCTTATCGAGTAAAGGCAATTCGGTTGAACGAGCAATTACAAGAAGGTCCTACCGATTTTGAAAAAGAGGGCAAAGATGGTGCAATCATCACCCTCGACAAATCGAGGTTGGAACCCAGAACCGATTATAAGATTCGATTGGAAAAGTTAGCCAAGCTACAAGGCAATGTGCTGGGTACCATGGAAAAAATCGTAACCACGGGTGACCAAGATCTAGTGTTATGGGTACGGTTCAACGAAGATCCCAAGGATAACATCACGTGTGATGATGCCGATGACCCAGCCGAAACCATCTGCGACTACAGCGGCAACAGCAACCACGGCATTCCACAAGGCACATTTATGACATCCAGCATGGATGGGTTAATCAATGGTTTAGTCTTTAACGGCCAAGACACAGAGGTCGTTATTGAAAATAGCGATTCTTTAAACCCTGAATCAATGACCATAGGTGTAAAATTCAAATTGGGGATTATTTATTCTGCCTATCAGGAGATAGCTGATAAAAGATTGGGTGGTGGAGGTTATACTTTTCGTCTACAACCCAATCCTCCCGATTATGACCATCTCCAGTTAAGATTGGGTGTCATTGGAACGGTTGTTGGAACGGTTGAAGGTGGAGGCTATAGCGAACCTGCTATTAATTATGATGAGTATGACATTGCGTTTGGGGACAACATTGCTGCGGTTTGTTCTTATGGTGCTAAGGACAAGATATTTAAAATTCTTCAAACAAATAAAAATTTAAAGAAAGAACCTGTTGATAATACAACTTTTATGCCGCAATCAAATCCTGGGTCACTTATTATTGGGAATATTACATCCTTTCATCCGGGAAATCCGCATTTTTCCGGGACTTTATATGATTTTCTTATTTTTAAACATGCTTTGACTGATCAAGAGTTTACTGAACTATTCCCATAAATCATAGGCAATTTCATATTGACAGATAATATCAAAAAATTATATTATCTGTCTATATGAATTTGCCAGCCAATCTGCTTAAACTCCAAAAGTTTCATCAAAACCAAAGCGGTGTTTTTACTTTAAGTGATCTAAAAAATTTAATCGAATACAAATCCATCCTTCATTTTCAACGCCAAATACAAGCCCTGGAAGATCACAAAATTCTTTTTCAGTTTATGCGGGGTTTTTATGTGATGCCCCCTTTTGAATTAGAAGTATTAAGCCAGCGTATTTGCGAAAAGTCTTACATCAGCATGGCCAATGTACTTGCCAAAAATTTGCTTATTGGAACTGTGCCACACCATACGGTTTATGCCGTTAAAGTTGGCAAACGCCGAGTTTACGAACATCCATTGGGAACCATTATTCACCTTGGCATCGCGCCCCATCTGTTTTTTGGTTATGAAGTAAAAACAGGGATTCGTTATGCCAACAAAGAAAAGGCCTTTTTAGATACACTTTATTTTTACCAAAAAGGTTTTAAACCTTATTTCAATATTTATCAGGATATTTTTATAAAAAAATTAGATAAAAAAATAATATATCGCTACCTACAAAAATACAAAAACCCTCGGTTTATAAAATTTGTCAAAGGAGTCTTTCATGGCGGAAATTGAATCCCTCGATGCACTCATGGTTTGGGTCATGAATAAATTGGCCGAAAGATTTGGCCCTAAGGCCATCTTAAAAGGCGGCATGTTGTTAAAGTTATTGGATTGCCCGCGTCATACTAATGATTTGGATTACGTTTTTGCGCCCTACCGATCAAAAAAAGATATTGTTACTGCGATTCTAAAAGCCCTTTCTGAGTTAGAGGGTGCTAAAGTTCATCACTCACTGCATTCTACTAGTTTGCGCATCATCCTTGAATACAATGATCTCAAAGTACAAATTGAAGCGAACGTTAGTGAAACTTGCGCATCACAAGAAATGAGTACGGCTTCTCTTGCTCGTTCGGTTAATCAGTTGCCAAGGGTCATTCGAGTCATGAAATTAGAAGAATCCTTGGCCCATAAAATGGCGGCTTGGAATGAAAGAGGATTGATGAGAGATCTTTATGATATTTATTATTTTTATACTCGCCTGCGAATTAAGCCAGATTTAGATGTTCTTAAAAAAAGGCTTTCTAAAATTAATGATAGGCAGAAATTCGCCAATCAATCCAAAGTCAAATCAATGACGATGAACGATTTTTTGGGGAAACTGCAAAAAACTGCAGAATTGATCGACGATCAAAGTTTAAAAGCAGAATTGCAGGGGATTCTTTCGATAGAGGAATTAATTGGCTTGAATCTTAAAATAAGACGTTCTTTGCTAGAGCTGATTGAAAATATTCAAGAGTAACTGACAATGTGTTGACAATGTCATTGCGAGCCCGAAGGGCGTGGCAATCTTCCATTTTATCTTCACATCGTTCGAAAACCAGACTTCCATGTCCGAAATTCGGACTCAAAGAGGGCAGCTACGCCTAAGGGGCAGTTCTCATAAAAATAAAAAAATCCCCCATAATTGTTTAACATTCTAAAAAATAAATCCCTGTAACCGTTTCTTGGCAGGTTTTTTGCTCCTCCTGAATAACAAATTTGTTCAAGGAGTAAAAAATGAAAAAAATAATCATTATATTCTGTTTAGCCATCACCTGTTTGGCTCAAAACGCCCATGCATTTTATTATGATGCTAAATGCCTTATCCCCGAAGGCAAGTTAAAGAAATGTTTTATTGATTTTAGCAAATCCGATCATTTATCGGTGCGCTACAAAGATTTAGTATATCAGAATCTGAATCGGGAAATTTCGGGTAAAAAAATCACCAACATTGCTGGCAACAGCAAATCCAAATTTCGAGTGGGGGCCACCATAGGCACCACAGCCTACTTTGGGCCCATGGGGGCACTGATGTTACTTTGGAAAAAGAAGATGATTACCTTTGGCGTCGAATTTAAAACAACTCAACACAAAACCGAGACAATGATTTTTAGCGTGAAAAAGAAACAAGGTTTTACAGTAGCCAATCAATTACAAAATATCAGCGACAAAACGGTTAGTTTCTAGTTCCCATACCCCCCATTCTCCAATAACGGCCCCTACTCCGGGGCCGTTTCTTTTTGCTAATAATGCCTAAACAGCCTATTCATGATAGATCAGTGAAGTTGGAGCCGATAATAAAAAGTCTTCGATCGTCATACCTGTCACTTGTTTTGATTTGAACGGTGTTTTGCAGATAACCGTCAACTCATCTTTTGGAAATACTTTTGAGAACCAACTGAATTCAAGCGGGTTTGCTGGTCCCTTTTTTACTTCGAAGAATTTAAAATCAGGCGTTACAAAATCTATCTCATGTTCTTTTGAGGCCCAGAAACCGATAGCTTCTGGATTTGCTTGTTCGGTTAAAACACTACGGCGCCATATTTCTTGAGCTACAAGCCATTCGATAAATATTCCCTGTAGTTCAGGAGATAGGTTTTCAAATTCATGTACCTGCCTAAGTGATGATGGATGAAAGGCAATAGCCACAGCGAGATTGATAAAATGAAATTTACAAGGCTTTCGCATGAGCAAGGTTTTTTTATTGGGCTCTAATGGCCATGATGGCATAACAGAAAGCAGGTCAGAAAGTTTTTCGATATAACCACTGGCAACCGTGTTGTTAGCCAGGCCCCCTTCGCGGGCAAGCTTTGCAAAACCAACCGGTTTACCTCCGTAATGCATGATAACGTGCAAAAGCTGGGTTAAAGCCAATCGGCTTCTACCTGACGAAACAATTTCTCCCAAAACCCAATCACGCACGAGTTGAATGAAATATTCTGGCAGACGTTCAAATTGGCAAATATCATTGCAAGCCACAGGAGAGCCGCCTGTTAAAAGATAAGCGATCCACGATTTGTCACCATGTATATCTCGAACATTAAATTTAAATTCTCGGTAAGAGATCGGCAAAAATATGTATTCACTCTTGGGCAATTTACCCTTACGCCCAGGAAGCCTTTCTGAACCATGACGCAGGTCGGATGCTTTTGAACCCGTTGTGATGATAAGCACATCTTTGAATAAGCCTTGATCGACCATCCGTTTGATGGCTTTCTCCCATTCTGGAACGGCAGTTATCTCATCGATAAACAGCCGCTTCACTTTTGCGTCTCTAGAGTAGGCAGGGTAGAGAGATTTCATTTCTTCTATGAGTTCGTTAGCTGAAGCAATTTCATCGCCGTTCAAATAATAGGAGGAACCTTTTCCAAATTCCTCAGCCGACCATCGCAAGTTCATATCGAGCCAGGTGCTTTTCCCATATTGCCGGGGGCCTCGGATAATGATGAGCCCAGGGTTCTTGGGTAGTTCATCAAGCCCAAATTCAAAGCGAAACGGATAGGCCTTTGATTCCATTTCAATAATGCGAGGCCACATATCGTCACGATCGATATTCCCTTCAGCCAAGAGATGATTAATTGTCTTAACGTCCATAACGTTAACATACCTAACGTTTAGAACGTTAGCAAGTGAAAAGAGTCCTTCCCGCCACTTTCCAAAACCCCCTTGAGTTCGGGTGAGGAGGCAGCTATAGCGAGGTTCGAGGGAGGCAATTTATATGAGTGCCAGGTCCTGCATAACATGTCATTCAGAGCTGGTGCCAGCCAGAGGCTGGTCCGCCTCCGGCGGAAAGAATCTTCTATTTTATTTCTGTTTTCTTCTTCTTTTCTGCTCTTCCTGTAGCATCCCATCCACCCCCTCAACACCCCCCGAAGGCCTATCCATCCCCATCCCCAGCCGATGGAGCCAAGACCTAAACGCCCAAGCCACCCCCTGGCTAGCCGCCCAACTACGCGTTTACGAATTACCCGCCCAAACCAAAGTCCACGATACCACCATGCAGGTCGATGAAACCACCGGCACCGTAAAAGCAAAGAGCTTCAAACT
The sequence above is drawn from the Deltaproteobacteria bacterium genome and encodes:
- a CDS encoding ATP-binding protein, with the translated sequence MESKAYPFRFEFGLDELPKNPGLIIIRGPRQYGKSTWLDMNLRWSAEEFGKGSSYYLNGDEIASANELIEEMKSLYPAYSRDAKVKRLFIDEITAVPEWEKAIKRMVDQGLFKDVLIITTGSKASDLRHGSERLPGRKGKLPKSEYIFLPISYREFKFNVRDIHGDKSWIAYLLTGGSPVACNDICQFERLPEYFIQLVRDWVLGEIVSSGRSRLALTQLLHVIMHYGGKPVGFAKLAREGGLANNTVASGYIEKLSDLLSVMPSWPLEPNKKTLLMRKPCKFHFINLAVAIAFHPSSLRQVHEFENLSPELQGIFIEWLVAQEIWRRSVLTEQANPEAIGFWASKEHEIDFVTPDFKFFEVKKGPANPLEFSWFSKVFPKDELTVICKTPFKSKQVTGMTIEDFLLSAPTSLIYHE
- a CDS encoding nucleotidyl transferase AbiEii/AbiGii toxin family protein is translated as MAEIESLDALMVWVMNKLAERFGPKAILKGGMLLKLLDCPRHTNDLDYVFAPYRSKKDIVTAILKALSELEGAKVHHSLHSTSLRIILEYNDLKVQIEANVSETCASQEMSTASLARSVNQLPRVIRVMKLEESLAHKMAAWNERGLMRDLYDIYYFYTRLRIKPDLDVLKKRLSKINDRQKFANQSKVKSMTMNDFLGKLQKTAELIDDQSLKAELQGILSIEELIGLNLKIRRSLLELIENIQE